From Chryseobacterium camelliae:
ATTAATGTATCAGAACCTGTTAAATATATACAAAATTAACTTAATTTAAAATAAAATTACCATCGTTAACTTTTTTTTATAAATTGCAAAAGCTTTAGCTTTTATAAAAGAAGAATAAACTATATAAAAAAGATATTGTGAAAAAATTTACAACAGTATTAAAAATTGCTCCGGCATTTTTACTCGCCGGTACAATGGTCCATGCACAAACAAAGGACTCAGCTACAAAAGAGAAAAAAATTGAAGAGGTAGTATTGATTGGGTACGGGCGGCAGAAGAAAACTGATTTAACGGGTTCTATTACTTCCGTATCTTCCAAAGATTTTAATGCCGGGTCTTCTACAGCAGATCAGTTAATTGTCGGAAAAACGCCGGGTGTACAAATTACCGGGAATAGCGGAGCTCCAGGAGCCGGATCTACCATCAGGGTGAGAGGTGGTTCATCATTTATTAATAACGATCCTTTGATAGTTATTGACGGAGTACCCATTGATTTCAATAGTTTAAGCGGTGCAACAAATCCTTTATCCCTTATTAACCCTAACGATATTGAAACATTTGATATCCTAAAGGATGCATCTTCTGCAGCAATATACGGAAACAGAGCTTCCAATGGTGTTATTTTGATTACAACTAAAAAAGGTTCATCAGGAAAATTCAGAGTAAATTTTAATACCAATTTCTCTGTTTCTACCAAAATGGGAAATGTTGATGTGCTTAATGCAGGGCAATTCAGAGATTTTGTTAATACATACGGTACTGCGCAGCAAAAATCTTATTTAGGCTCTGCTGATACAAACTGGCAGGATCTGATTTATCAACAGGCTTGGGGAACCGATAATAATGTAGCTTTTTCGGGTGGTGTGAAAGGTTTGCCTTACAGAGTCTCTTTAGGCTATAATGAGCAAAATGGTATTGTAAGAACCAATGAATTTAGAAGAACGTCCTTAGGTCTAAACTTTTCTCCAAAATTTTTTGATAACCACTTAACTGTTAATGGTAATTTCAAAGGTACCTTCACTGAAAACAGATTTCCTGATGGAGGAGCGATAGGTGCTTCCATTTATTTTGACCCTACACAACCTGTATATTCAGGAAATTCAAACTATGGAGGATATTATGAATGGCTGGATGCTTCGAATTCTGCAACAGGATTAAATGTTAACGGAACAAGAAATCCATTAGGGTTATTGTACAGTAAGAGAGATTTATCTTCCGTATTCAGAGTTATTCCCAGTTTGCAATTAGACTATAAGTTTCATTTTTTACCTGATTTAAGATTAAATATAACAGGGTCTTATGATTATGCAAAAAGTGATGGTTCAGTTAATGTTTCCAGAAATTTTGCTCAGGGAATTGGTACTTTGGGATCCTACCGTTCTTATTCTCAGGAAATAAAAAGTAAATTGTTCGAGTCCTATTTGAATTATGTAAAAAACATCAATGCAATTAATACTACTGTAGATATCATTGGTGGATATTCTTATCAGGATACGCGATCCATTACTCCTGAGGCACCCACATATTATGGGAATGGACAGAAAACCGACTTTTCAACACCGGGTGATACTCAGAGAACTTTAGTCTCTTTTTATGCAAGGGGTATATTCACTATTGCTGACCGATATGTGATCAATGCATCAGTAAGAAGGGACGGATCTTCCACATTCTGGAACGGAACAGATAAAAATAATTTATGGGGCAACTTTCCGGCGGTGTCCCTTGCATGGAAAATTAATGAGGAAAGCTTCCTGAAGAATATTAACACCATCAATTCTTTGAAGTTAAGAGCTGGCTGGGGAAAAACGGGACAACAGGAAACAGGTAATTTTTATCCTGCTTTCGGATCTTATTCTTATAGTAACAGCAGTACTTCACAGTACCAATTCGGAAGTAATTTTTATACTTTGCTTCGTCCTGATGTATATAATCCAAATTTGGTTTGGGAAACAACTACTACAAAGAATATAGGTCTTGATTTTGGTATCCTGAACAATAGAATTAGCGGTTCAGTTGACCTATTTGATAAAAAGTCTGAAAACTTGATTGCCAGAGTACCTACTTGGGCCGGAGATTTAAATAACTTCAATGTTAAAAATGTAGGTGTAATAGAAAATAAAGGTATTGAAGCCAGTTTGAATTTTGTTCCGGTAAAAAATGAAAATCTTACCTGGGACGTAAATGTAAATGCCACTAAATTTAATCCTAAAGTTACCAGTCTTTCACAATATGTGGATTCTTCTTACAAAATTCCTGTAGGATCTATCTCAGGTATTAATAACTATATCCAAGCCATTAGTGTAGGTCAGCCGTTGAATGCATTTTATGTCTATCAACAGGTGTATGATGCTAATGGAAAAGCACTGGAAGGTGCTTATATAGATAGAAATGGGGATGGGAAAATTACAGAAGATGATAAATATTTTTATAAATCTCCGACGCCTGATGTAATTTTAGGTTTTTCAACTAAAGTCAACTATAAAAAGTGGGAAATCTCCACATCATTAAGAGCTGTACTGGGTAATTATGTTTATAACAATTCAGCTTCCAACAGTTCTATAGCTAATATTCAGGCCAATAACTTTTTGAGCAATACCAATACAAGTATTCTAAATACTCAATTTGCCACGACACAACTATTCTCCGATATGTTTATTGAAGATGCATCATTCCTGAGAATGGATAATTTCAGCGTTGCATATAATGCAGGAGAGTTTATGGGTAAAGGGACCAATTTAAGAGTCAATGCAATGTCTCAGAATGTATTTGTAATTACTAAATATAAAGGGGTAGACCCTGAGGTTTTCGGAGGAATTGATAATGGATTCTATCAGAGACCAAAGGTGTATTCAGTAGGCTTTAACTTCCAATTTTAATCAAAATGAAAAATAGATATTTATATAAAAAAAT
This genomic window contains:
- a CDS encoding SusC/RagA family TonB-linked outer membrane protein — encoded protein: MKKFTTVLKIAPAFLLAGTMVHAQTKDSATKEKKIEEVVLIGYGRQKKTDLTGSITSVSSKDFNAGSSTADQLIVGKTPGVQITGNSGAPGAGSTIRVRGGSSFINNDPLIVIDGVPIDFNSLSGATNPLSLINPNDIETFDILKDASSAAIYGNRASNGVILITTKKGSSGKFRVNFNTNFSVSTKMGNVDVLNAGQFRDFVNTYGTAQQKSYLGSADTNWQDLIYQQAWGTDNNVAFSGGVKGLPYRVSLGYNEQNGIVRTNEFRRTSLGLNFSPKFFDNHLTVNGNFKGTFTENRFPDGGAIGASIYFDPTQPVYSGNSNYGGYYEWLDASNSATGLNVNGTRNPLGLLYSKRDLSSVFRVIPSLQLDYKFHFLPDLRLNITGSYDYAKSDGSVNVSRNFAQGIGTLGSYRSYSQEIKSKLFESYLNYVKNINAINTTVDIIGGYSYQDTRSITPEAPTYYGNGQKTDFSTPGDTQRTLVSFYARGIFTIADRYVINASVRRDGSSTFWNGTDKNNLWGNFPAVSLAWKINEESFLKNINTINSLKLRAGWGKTGQQETGNFYPAFGSYSYSNSSTSQYQFGSNFYTLLRPDVYNPNLVWETTTTKNIGLDFGILNNRISGSVDLFDKKSENLIARVPTWAGDLNNFNVKNVGVIENKGIEASLNFVPVKNENLTWDVNVNATKFNPKVTSLSQYVDSSYKIPVGSISGINNYIQAISVGQPLNAFYVYQQVYDANGKALEGAYIDRNGDGKITEDDKYFYKSPTPDVILGFSTKVNYKKWEISTSLRAVLGNYVYNNSASNSSIANIQANNFLSNTNTSILNTQFATTQLFSDMFIEDASFLRMDNFSVAYNAGEFMGKGTNLRVNAMSQNVFVITKYKGVDPEVFGGIDNGFYQRPKVYSVGFNFQF